The DNA region TCTACAGTCTCTCTAAGCCACGCACTCACAATATCCAACAAAACCCTCGCACGGTGTCCCCCTCACCTGCCATCCACTAATTGCGCATCTCACAAGACGTACGGTTGTGGAGACAATCTCCTTAAGGAATAAGGCAAATCAGAAATGTCAGTAAGCGCTACGGCAAGCACCTCATCCTCCACCAATCAGTCCCGCCTCTCCCGCTGGGTTCTTTTTCTCTCATTTCTTGTAGCCATGACCCCCTTGGCCTCGGCTTTCAGCACTCCCCTGACCGGTTCGGCGCTTGATGACGGCTATTTCGACATGTACAACCTCGATTTCCCCGCCGCTCACCTCAAATTCCAGCAATGGATGTCCGCTCACCCGGAGGACCCCATGGGGCCGGCCTCCGATGCCGCAGCCTGGCTCTTCGGCGAGTTCGACCGCCTCCATATCATCGACGTACAGCTCTTCGCTGACCAGAGCCGTTTCGACAACCGCCAGCGTCTCACCCCCGATCCCACCGTCCGCAAATCCTTCGATGACCGTGCCGACCAGGCAAACCGGCTCGCTGATGCCGCGCTCCAGCGCAACCCCAAAGATGTCACCGCCCTCTACGTCAAAACCCTGATCTGCGGCATGAAGTCCGACTATGCTCTGATGATAGATAAACGCGACATCGCCGCCCTAAACCTCAGCAAACAGGCCAGCGCCTACTCCCTGCAGGCCCTCGCTATCGACCCCACGCTCTACGATGCCTATCTAGCGACAGGCGTCGAAAACTACATGCTCAGCCTCAAGTCAGCACCCGTTCGCTGGATTCTCAACCTCACCGGCGCTAATACAGACCGCGAAGAAGGAATCCGTCTGCTCCATCTCACTGCGTCAAAGGGCCACTATCTCGCGCCCTTCGCCCGCATGATGCTTGCCGTTGCTGCCCTGCGCGATAATCATCCGCAAGAGGCCAAAGACATCCTCATCGCGCTCTCGAAGGAGTTTCCCCAGAACACCCTCTACCACCGCGAGCTGGCGAGAATCCACTGATTTCGCCTTGAATCCGCGACTTGAATCCACGTCTGCGTGTAGGCTGAATGCATCGTTTGCAGCCACCCCATCACGCAGCACAGCAGTTCGCCATCAGGCAACAATAAGGGTCTTATAAGCATGCGTATCTCGTCAGTCGGAACAGCCTACCCTCCCCATCGCTACTCTCAGGCAGCAATCACGGAAGCGCTCAGAAACCGCTGGCAGGATCGCCTCGAAGAGCCCCGGCTGATCAACCGCATCCACGCCAACTGCGGCGTCGAGTTCCGCAACCTCGTCTTCCCGCTTGAGGTCTACGAAAGCCTCTCCGGCTTCGGCCCCACCAACGATGCCTGGATCAAGGCCGCCGTCGAACTGGGCCAGCAGGCGATCACTACCGCGCTTGACCGCGTCGGCCTTACCCCTGCGGATATCTCCGCCATCTTCTTTGCCTCCGTCACTGGCATCGCCAGCCCCACCATCGACGCCCGCCTCATCAACCTGATGCCCTTCCCCACCAACGTCAAGCGCACTCCCATCTTCGGCCTCGGCTGCGTGGCTGGTGCCGCCGGCATCTCCCGCGCCTCCGACTACGTCCGCGCCTTTCCCAAGCAGTACGCGCTGCTGCTCTCGGTCGAGCTCTGCTCCCTCACCTGGCAGGACAACGACCAGTCTATTGCCAACCTCATCTCCACCGGCCTCTTCGGAGACGGCTCCGCCGCCGTCGTCATCTCCGGTGCTGAGACCGCCCTGGCTAAAGAGGGCTGCGGCCCCCGCGTGCTCGACACCTGCTCCACCTTCTACCGCAATACCGAACACATCATGGGCTGGGACATCGGCGACCTCGGCTTCAAGATCGTCCTCTCCCCCGATGTCCCCAAGGTTGTCAACGAGCACCTTCGCGGCAACGTCGAGAGCTTCCTTGCCGCCAACAACCTCACCATGGACGACATCTCCAGCTACATCTTCCACAGCGGCGGCCCCAAGGTCCTCGAGGCCATGGAAACCTCTCTCAACCTTCCTCCTAACGCGCTCGCGCCCTCCTGGAAGAGCCTCCGCGACGTGGGCAATCTCTCCGCCGCCTCGGTCCTCGCCGTCATGGAGGACTACCTCGTCAACACGCCCGGCAAGCCCGGCACCTATAGCATCCTCGCCGCCATGGGACCCGCCTTCTGCTCCGAACTCGTCCTTCTTCAGTGGTAGGTCATTCGTTCGGCCTGTTTTTCTCAACCACTAATATAGATATAGGTCGGGCTTCCCATCCTTCGCGATTTTTGTGAAGGATGGGAAGCTACACCTCGCCCGAGCCTCTTGACTGTAAGGGATCTCCGTTACTCGTTCCTGCTGCTTCACCCTTTTCCTCACACCATAACGCGGGCTACCTTTACACTGACAGAGGCATCGCTGTAAGTTGAACTAGCACTAAGAGGAAGCCGGGTAAGAGTATGGACGACATCGCGCAGCGCTGCATTGAGATCATCGCAAAGTCGAAGGGCATTCCCTCGGACTCAATCACCCTGGAGAGCACCTTCGACGGGCTCAACATCGACTCGCTCGACAAGATCAACATCTCTTTCGAGGTCGAAGAGGCATTCTCCATCGAGATCCCCGACGAAG from Edaphobacter paludis includes:
- a CDS encoding acyl carrier protein, encoding MDDIAQRCIEIIAKSKGIPSDSITLESTFDGLNIDSLDKINISFEVEEAFSIEIPDEALGTIKTVGDMVRGVSDLRENHPPAAVTTH
- a CDS encoding 3-oxoacyl-[acyl-carrier-protein] synthase III C-terminal domain-containing protein gives rise to the protein MRISSVGTAYPPHRYSQAAITEALRNRWQDRLEEPRLINRIHANCGVEFRNLVFPLEVYESLSGFGPTNDAWIKAAVELGQQAITTALDRVGLTPADISAIFFASVTGIASPTIDARLINLMPFPTNVKRTPIFGLGCVAGAAGISRASDYVRAFPKQYALLLSVELCSLTWQDNDQSIANLISTGLFGDGSAAVVISGAETALAKEGCGPRVLDTCSTFYRNTEHIMGWDIGDLGFKIVLSPDVPKVVNEHLRGNVESFLAANNLTMDDISSYIFHSGGPKVLEAMETSLNLPPNALAPSWKSLRDVGNLSAASVLAVMEDYLVNTPGKPGTYSILAAMGPAFCSELVLLQW